AAGGGCGCGCCGATGCGTTTCATTTCGGCCTTGATCAGCGAATGGCCGGCTTTGTAGTAATACGGGCGGCCGCCGAGGCGGCGCACTTCTTCTTCGAGCGCTTTGGAACACTTCACTTCGATGATGGCCGTGGCGCCGGGATGTTTGGGCAGGATCTCGCGCCAGAACAGGGCCATGAGAATGTCGCCGCCGACGATCTCGCCTTCGTTGTCGACGACGCCGATGCGGTCGGCGTCGCCGTCGAAACCGAAGCCGGCCTCGGCGCGAACTTCCACGACTGTGCGCGCCAGATCCCGCATGTTTTCTTTCTTTTGAGGGTCGGGATGATGATTGGGAAACGTGCCGTCGGGCGTGTCGTACAGGGCGGTGACGTCGCAGCCGAGGGCTTTGAAGAATCTGCCGGCGAAAAGCGCCGCCGTGCCGTTGGCGGGGTCGATGACGATCTTCATCGGCCGCGGCAGGCGCACTTTCGACGCGAGCATGGCGATATACTCGTCGGCGAGGTCGGCCTTTTGCAGCGCTCCCGGCGCGTCGGCGAGGTCGAAATCGCCGGTCTGCGCCATGCGGCGGATCTTTTGGATCTCTTCGCCGTAGAGCGTGGCTTTCCTGAAGCCCAGCTTGAGGCCGTTCATGTCCTTGGGGTTATGGCTGCCGGTGATCATGACACCGCCGTCGACGCCGAAGCGGAAAAAACTCCAGTAGAGCATGGGGGTCGTGACCGTGCCGAGGTCGATGACGTCGAGGCCGCAGGAGCGCAGACCTGCGACGGTAGCGGCGCGGATCCGCCCGGTGGAAAGGCGCACGTCGCCGCCCACGGTGGCTTTGAGGATACCGGAGCGTTTCAGATACGTGCCGTAGGCGCGCGCGATCGCCAGCACGTTCTCGTCGGTCAGGTCGCTCTCGGCTTCGCCGCGGATGT
The DNA window shown above is from Pyramidobacter piscolens W5455 and carries:
- a CDS encoding phosphomannomutase/phosphoglucomutase, whose protein sequence is MIPVPSRIFREYDIRGEAESDLTDENVLAIARAYGTYLKRSGILKATVGGDVRLSTGRIRAATVAGLRSCGLDVIDLGTVTTPMLYWSFFRFGVDGGVMITGSHNPKDMNGLKLGFRKATLYGEEIQKIRRMAQTGDFDLADAPGALQKADLADEYIAMLASKVRLPRPMKIVIDPANGTAALFAGRFFKALGCDVTALYDTPDGTFPNHHPDPQKKENMRDLARTVVEVRAEAGFGFDGDADRIGVVDNEGEIVGGDILMALFWREILPKHPGATAIIEVKCSKALEEEVRRLGGRPYYYKAGHSLIKAEMKRIGAPFAGEYSGHMFFADEYYGYDDSFYAAARLLRLIAAGNETLAQMRASIPAYYHTEEMRIDCPDERKFEVMKQIAAQALKDHDAITVDGVRILYDGGWGLIRASNTQPVLAVRCEGTTPEKRDAIAADIRARLLRAGLPDFQWKI